A stretch of DNA from Aerosakkonema funiforme FACHB-1375:
GAAATTCCCAATCGCATCTCACCAGAGGAACGGGAACTTTTGGAAAAATTGGCTAAAATTAGGGGCGATCGCACTGGCAAAGGCGGTATAGAAGGATTCTTTGGGAATATTTTCCACAAATGAGTAACCCAGCCCTATCAACACCTGACGCGCAGTTAGACCTGCGCGGTACTCCTTGTCCTATCAATTTTGTCCGTACCAAACTCCGCCTGGAGCAAATGTCTCCAGGTTCTTTGTTGGAAGTTTGGCTAGATGCAGGCG
This window harbors:
- a CDS encoding sulfurtransferase TusA family protein, translating into MSNPALSTPDAQLDLRGTPCPINFVRTKLRLEQMSPGSLLEVWLDAGEPIEQVPHSLLMEGYKIEEIEDRSGFFAILVRRPVDRA